Proteins from a genomic interval of Zingiber officinale cultivar Zhangliang chromosome 2A, Zo_v1.1, whole genome shotgun sequence:
- the LOC122042610 gene encoding uncharacterized protein LOC122042610 isoform X1: MMMSIGRRRIYELSLRSSPATSANFLRNPFPGIVYSSTNDDSTQLLFFHSTLVGNVRGITCGILETSTFKIQQREHGASFSNTAITFLSSVANKDDVQTTETVEELYKKILMSIEARTMSPNAWLWSLISKCSTRDDIKLLLDALHKLRIFRLSNLRIHSNFNCHLCMKVSEACARANALDYGLKTLWKHNIYGLSPSIGSAHYLLSYAKEHNDDQLMVKIMRILERNSLPLQAGTADKVFSICYNTNNWALISKYATKFISARVRLRPSTFDIWMEFAAKIGDAQSIWKIEKLRAKSWKEPTVLSGLSCAMGYLLEHNPETAAATIHLLYQNLPETKKPQVAEELHKLVSQWPLDIIKIQNKENKQALAESLNRDIPAMLNSLISFGLDVPVDANKLNPLET, encoded by the exons ATGATGATGAGTATTGGCAGAAGAAGGATCTATGAACTCTCCTTGCGGTCGAGTCCTGCTACTTCTGCCAACTTCTTGCGAAATCCTTTCCCTGGCATTGTGTATTCATCGACTAATGATGATTCTACACAACTACTTTTCTTTCATTCAACCCTTGTTGGCAATGTTAGAG GGATTACCTGTGGTATTTTAGAGACTTCAACTTTTAAAATTCAGCAACGGGAACATGGTGCATCTTTCTCTAATACTGCCATAACATTTTTGTCATCAGTGGCAAATAAAGATGATGTTCAAACTACAG AAACGGTAGAGGAGTTATATAAAAAAATACTCATGTCTATTGAAGCTCGGACTATGTCTCCAAATGCTTGGTTATGGTCTCTAATAAGTAAATGTTCAACCAGAGATGATATAAAGCTTCTCTTGGATGCATTACACAAACTTCGTATATTC AGGTTATCCAACCTTCGGATACACTCAAATTTCAATTGTCATCTTTGTATGAAGGTGTCTGAGGCATGCGCTCGTGCAAATGCCCTTGATTATG GGTTAAAGACTTTATGGAAGCACAATATCTACGGTTTATCTCCAAGTATCGGTTCTGCTCATTATTTACTG TCATATGCCAAGGAGCACAATGACGATCAGCTTATGGTAAAGATTATGCGGATTCTAGAAAGGAACTCATTGCCACTTCAAGCAGGTACAGCAGACAAAGTATTCAG CATCTGTTACAACACAAATAATTGGGCTCTTATCTCCAAGTATGCAACAAAGTTTATCAGTGCTAGGGTAAGACTTCGCCCATCAACATTTGATATTTGGATGGAATTTGCTGCAAAAATTG GAGATGCTCAATCTATTTGGAAAATTGAGAAGCTGAGAGCAAAATCTTGGAAAGAACCAACAGTTTTGAGTGGGCTTTCCTGTGCTATG GGATATCTACTTGAACATAACCCAGAGACTGCTGCTGCTACCATTCATCTCCTTTACCAG AATCTGCCAGAAACGAAGAAGCCACAAGTAGCAGAGGAACTGCATAAACTGGTTAGTCAATGGCCATTGGACATTATAAAGATTcaaaacaaggaaaacaaacag GCACTAGCTGAATCCTTAAACAGAGACATCCCTGCGATGCTCAACTCCTTAATAAGTTTTGGGCTTGATGTTCCTGTGGATGCAAACAAACTCAACCCACTGGAAACATGA
- the LOC122042610 gene encoding uncharacterized protein LOC122042610 isoform X2: MMMSIGRRRIYELSLRSSPATSANFLRNPFPGIVYSSTNDDSTQLLFFHSTLVGNVRGITCGILETSTFKIQQREHGASFSNTAITFLSSVANKDDVQTTETVEELYKKILMSIEARTMSPNAWLWSLISKCSTRDDIKLLLDALHKLRIFRLSNLRIHSNFNCHLCMKVSEACARANALDYGLKTLWKHNIYGLSPSIGSAHYLLSYAKEHNDDQLMVKIMRILERNSLPLQAGTADKVFSICYNTNNWALISKYATKFISARVKLRPSTFDIWMEFAAKIGDAQSIWKIEKLRAKSWKEPTVLSGLSCAMGYLLEHNPETAAATIHLLYQNLPETKKPQVAEELHKLVSQWPLDIIKIQNKENKQALAESLNRDIPAMLNSLISFGLDVPVDANKLNPLET; the protein is encoded by the exons ATGATGATGAGTATTGGCAGAAGAAGGATCTATGAACTCTCCTTGCGGTCGAGTCCTGCTACTTCTGCCAACTTCTTGCGAAATCCTTTCCCTGGCATTGTGTATTCATCGACTAATGATGATTCTACACAACTACTTTTCTTTCATTCAACCCTTGTTGGCAATGTTAGAG GGATTACCTGTGGTATTTTAGAGACTTCAACTTTTAAAATTCAGCAACGGGAACATGGTGCATCTTTCTCTAATACTGCCATAACATTTTTGTCATCAGTGGCAAATAAAGATGATGTTCAAACTACAG AAACGGTAGAGGAGTTATATAAAAAAATACTCATGTCTATTGAAGCTCGGACTATGTCTCCAAATGCTTGGTTATGGTCTCTAATAAGTAAATGTTCAACCAGAGATGATATAAAGCTTCTCTTGGATGCATTACACAAACTTCGTATATTC AGGTTATCCAACCTTCGGATACACTCAAATTTCAATTGTCATCTTTGTATGAAGGTGTCTGAGGCATGCGCTCGTGCAAATGCCCTTGATTATG GGTTAAAGACTTTATGGAAGCACAATATCTACGGTTTATCTCCAAGTATCGGTTCTGCTCATTATTTACTG TCATATGCCAAGGAGCACAATGACGATCAGCTTATGGTAAAGATTATGCGGATTCTAGAAAGGAACTCATTGCCACTTCAAGCAGGTACAGCAGACAAAGTATTCAG CATCTGTTACAACACAAATAATTGGGCTCTCATCTCCAAGTATGCAACAAAGTTTATCAGTGCTAGGGTAAAACTTCGCCCATCAACATTTGATATTTGGATGGAATTTGCTGCAAAAATTG GAGATGCTCAATCTATTTGGAAAATTGAGAAGCTGAGAGCAAAATCTTGGAAAGAACCGACAGTTTTGAGTGGGCTTTCCTGTGCTATG GGATATCTACTTGAACATAACCCAGAGACTGCTGCTGCTACCATTCATCTCCTTTACCAG AATCTGCCAGAAACGAAGAAGCCACAAGTAGCAGAGGAACTGCATAAACTGGTTAGTCAATGGCCATTGGACATTATAAAGATTcaaaacaaggaaaacaaacag GCACTAGCTGAATCCTTAAACAGAGACATCCCTGCGATGCTCAACTCCTTAATAAGTTTTGGGCTTGATGTTCCTGTGGATGCAAACAAACTCAACCCACTGGAAACATGA